In one window of Ruminococcus albus AD2013 DNA:
- a CDS encoding L,D-transpeptidase family protein, which translates to MGADAAGYGKKLSSAGSRKRGRKKVKNQTTLICGTAMIALLAAVGISYGAGRVYYRNRFLADTFINGVDVSGKTYEQAVKELKADNIPKKFKVTTIDGKEVDISPADFDYTRSAKDEIKKLYDKVNHGAWFSGYAGRTDFNYTDESTYDSNKLKELLNEQDWGNVETQDASLELTDDGYVIKDEVQGNKVTNMDKLEEAVIDALGKGEFEVKLASGTGCYDIPQITADTFKDQCEALNKVFNISITYDFDYTTETITGKTLLDLIDMDDMGNYVVDRKAVEKYVNGLAKKYDTLKKTRTFKSTLQGKVKVEPSDDGRYGWWIWKDATVEQLENLIEEGKSVESIDPIYFSDGSYEYTGVESARTAKDDIGNTYIEIDLTNQHMWYYKKGKKKYECDIVSGQTTSMARTTLEGVYKLWSKETNKRMKDRNADGEEWDTTCNYWNNVSLCGIGMHDSTWRGGAFGGTIYQWNGSHGCINMPYEGAEYVYNNVPLGTPVVMFYD; encoded by the coding sequence ATGGGCGCAGATGCTGCAGGTTACGGCAAAAAGCTCTCATCTGCCGGGAGCAGGAAACGCGGCAGAAAAAAAGTTAAGAACCAGACCACTCTTATATGCGGTACAGCTATGATCGCGCTGCTGGCCGCTGTAGGTATATCATACGGTGCAGGCAGAGTTTATTACAGAAACAGATTTCTGGCTGACACTTTCATCAATGGTGTCGATGTAAGCGGAAAGACCTATGAACAGGCAGTAAAGGAACTTAAAGCTGACAATATCCCCAAGAAGTTCAAGGTTACTACTATCGACGGCAAGGAAGTTGATATCTCCCCTGCCGATTTCGATTACACACGCAGTGCCAAGGATGAGATCAAAAAGCTTTATGATAAAGTCAATCACGGCGCGTGGTTCTCGGGTTATGCAGGCAGAACAGACTTTAACTATACCGATGAATCCACCTATGATAGTAATAAGCTGAAAGAACTGCTGAACGAGCAGGACTGGGGCAATGTTGAAACTCAGGACGCTTCCCTTGAACTGACCGACGATGGCTATGTGATCAAGGATGAAGTTCAGGGTAATAAAGTCACAAATATGGATAAGCTGGAGGAAGCTGTTATCGATGCGCTGGGCAAAGGCGAATTCGAGGTCAAGCTTGCAAGTGGTACCGGATGCTATGATATCCCGCAGATAACCGCTGACACTTTCAAGGATCAGTGCGAGGCATTGAACAAAGTGTTCAACATATCCATAACATACGATTTTGATTATACCACCGAGACCATCACAGGCAAGACCCTGCTTGATCTTATCGATATGGATGATATGGGCAATTATGTGGTTGACAGAAAAGCTGTAGAGAAGTATGTCAATGGTCTTGCCAAGAAGTATGACACTCTGAAAAAGACAAGAACATTCAAATCAACTCTTCAGGGTAAAGTCAAGGTGGAACCCAGTGATGACGGCCGTTACGGCTGGTGGATCTGGAAGGACGCTACCGTTGAACAGCTGGAGAATCTTATCGAAGAAGGCAAGAGTGTAGAATCCATCGACCCGATATACTTCAGCGATGGTTCTTACGAATACACAGGTGTTGAATCTGCAAGAACCGCAAAGGACGATATCGGCAATACTTATATTGAGATTGACCTTACAAATCAGCATATGTGGTATTACAAGAAAGGCAAGAAAAAGTACGAATGCGACATCGTTTCCGGTCAGACAACTTCAATGGCAAGAACTACCCTTGAAGGCGTATACAAGCTGTGGTCGAAAGAGACCAACAAGCGTATGAAGGACAGAAATGCCGACGGTGAAGAGTGGGATACCACTTGTAACTACTGGAACAATGTTTCCCTATGCGGTATAGGTATGCACGACTCCACATGGAGAGGCGGCGCTTTCGGCGGCACTATATATCAGTGGAACGGTTCACACGGCTGTATCAATATGCCTTACGAGGGTGCTGAGTACGTTTACAATAATGTACCGCTTGGCACACCTGTTGTAATGTTCTACGATTAA
- the coaD gene encoding pantetheine-phosphate adenylyltransferase, protein MKIAVCPGSFDPVTLGHLDIIQRASKLFDRVIVLVSFNRSKNKAIFSTKERMEMIIAVTKGLDNVVVDCYDGLLADYLKMTGAEVIVKGLRAVSDFEYEFQMALANKKLYNDAETVFLTTAGENMFLSSSVVKEIASFGGDISGFVSPEVLEMIKNRLYKPEDK, encoded by the coding sequence ATGAAGATCGCTGTATGCCCGGGTAGCTTTGACCCCGTTACACTGGGACATCTGGATATAATCCAACGCGCTTCAAAGCTTTTTGACAGGGTAATAGTACTTGTCAGCTTTAACAGAAGCAAAAATAAAGCGATATTCTCCACCAAAGAGAGGATGGAAATGATAATCGCCGTTACCAAGGGTCTTGATAATGTTGTGGTGGACTGCTATGACGGTCTGCTGGCTGATTATCTGAAAATGACAGGTGCTGAGGTCATTGTCAAGGGATTGAGGGCGGTCTCTGATTTTGAATACGAATTTCAGATGGCTCTTGCCAATAAGAAGCTTTATAATGATGCCGAGACAGTATTCCTCACCACAGCAGGTGAGAATATGTTCCTTTCATCAAGCGTGGTGAAGGAAATAGCAAGCTTCGGCGGAGATATTTCGGGCTTTGTTTCACCCGAGGTACTTGAAATGATAAAAAACAGGCTTTATAAGCCTGAGGATAAATAA
- the rsmD gene encoding 16S rRNA (guanine(966)-N(2))-methyltransferase RsmD, whose protein sequence is MRVITGSRRGKKLKTLENLDTRPTTDMVKEAVFSAIQFDVPGAQVLDLFAGSGQMGIEALSRDAKHCVFVDNNAAAVAVIKENISDCKLVAESRVLNMDSLDYLKVAKGQFDIVLLDPPYNKGIIEKVLNSVDAHLSDRAIVVCEHEKELELSDEYGRLKKHKRYKYGKIAVTIFKIPTEEE, encoded by the coding sequence ATGAGAGTTATAACCGGTTCAAGAAGAGGAAAAAAGCTGAAAACGCTTGAGAACCTCGATACAAGACCGACCACGGATATGGTCAAGGAAGCAGTTTTTTCTGCTATACAGTTTGATGTGCCCGGCGCACAGGTGCTTGACCTTTTCGCAGGCAGCGGTCAGATGGGCATCGAAGCCCTCAGCCGTGACGCAAAGCACTGCGTTTTTGTTGACAATAATGCTGCGGCAGTTGCAGTTATAAAGGAAAATATTTCCGACTGCAAACTCGTTGCTGAATCCCGAGTGCTGAATATGGACAGCCTTGATTACCTTAAAGTGGCAAAGGGTCAGTTCGATATCGTACTGCTTGACCCGCCTTACAATAAGGGCATAATCGAGAAAGTGCTGAACAGTGTAGACGCTCATCTCAGTGACAGGGCAATAGTTGTCTGCGAACATGAAAAAGAGCTTGAACTCAGTGATGAGTACGGCAGACTGAAAAAACATAAGCGTTATAAATACGGCAAGATAGCCGTTACTATTTTTAAAATACCGACAGAGGAAGAGTAA